The Flavobacterium commune genome contains the following window.
CGAGTTAAACTGTCCAAAATTAGAAGTAGTATAATCATAAGCATAACCTACACTAATACTTGGCGAAACCTTAACACTCATTAAGGCACTTACCGCATCATCAAATCGATAAGCAGCTCCTAATTCGAATTTTTCATTGAACAAAACATTAGCCGAAAGATCTAATGAAACTGCCGAACCCTGAACCATCCTAGTCATAAATGCCGGTTTCAACTTAAAGGTATCCGACAAATTAAAAACATATCCTCCTGTAAAAAACAAATGAATTTTCTCAGAACCAAAAGCATTAATTCCTGAGCGTTCTTCAATATGCTTAGACGAAAATAAATTAGGTGCCGACAATCCTAAATAATAATTATCGGTAAAATAATAGGCTCCAACACCAATGTTTGGAAAAACAGTACTCCTATTCTCCGAGAATGCCTCATCGGTAGAAGAATCGCCTGTTTCTAACACAAAGCCATTAAAATTAGTTTTAAACGAAGTAAAACCGGCTTTTAATCCTAAAGACAGCTTTGCCTTAGTACTCACATCAAGTACATAAGCAAAATCAGCATAGAAATTATCTTCTTTCAAAGCTCCGTCGCCTATGTCATCAGAAATTATGGAAGCACCCATTTCGACTTTTTTATTCAAAGGGATATGCCCAAAAAAGTTAAACGTTTTAGGGGCTCCTATGGCTCCTGCCCATTGCGATCGATACAAAACTCCCAAATCTAACATGGCTTGTGTTCCGGTGGCATAAGCCGGATTCACAACATTCATATTGTACATATAGTGCGTATATTCGGGGTCTTGCTGTGCAGCTACTTTTATTACCAACAGTAAGAAACTGATACTTAATATTATTTTTTTCATTCGAAGTTTAGTTTTAATGTAACAAAATCAGCTATCGGTTTAGGTAAAGTCTTCCCTGAGTTGGTTTTTTATTTCCTTTATTAAAATGAAGAACATAAAAGTAAACACCATTAGGCGCTATTCCGTCAACCCCTATTTTGTAATCTGAATTACGACCATCCCATTCGGTTTTAGTACGATTTCCTTTGAACATTAAATTCCCATAACGATTATAAATTTCTAAAGTAAAGTCAGGATAGATAAATTCAATGTCTTTAATTCTGAAAACATCATTTTTTTGATCTCCGTTTGGCGAAAAACCGTCGGGAATAAAGAAATCATCAGGAACGTCACAGTTTGAAAGTGAAACTGTAACTTCTAGTGCGTCCGAATAGCAATTAGTTGTACTTGAAAAATTGTAAGCATAATAGGTTTTTCCTTCAACTAAAGCTGTATTGGCAATCAATTGATTTCCATTTTCAAGAGCATCAAACCAAACTAATTCTTCATTAGCCGAAACCCTGTCACTTAAGTTTTGAATTGTAGGATTATCTAAACCGCAAAAGTTTTGACCATCAGTATCCAATACAACTGCATCTAATTCGTTAATAGTTACTGAAATTGCTGTTCTCCCCGATTCGCATGTAGTAGTTGAATTTACTTCTTTTACATAATAAGTTCCTGTAACCAATACCGTTGAAGCACTTAGCACTGTGGTAGATGAAACCGAATCAAACCATTGGTATTGCGCTCCGCTTGGTGTCAAATTAGCTATTGTTCTCACATCATTTTTACAAAAACTAAAACTATTAGCTGCAGGATTATTAGGAATACTGTTTACAACAAATGTTTTGGTTTTATTCAAAACAACTGAACTACAACCATTTGAATTATCTAAAATAGAATTGAGCGTAATTGTTGTATTTCCTGTATTTACAAGAGCTGAAGCAGGAATTGTAAAACTGGCATTCCCTGCGCTAACTGTAAGGATAACATTTTGATTAGCCATAGTATTAGCATCTGTTAAAGAATAATCAACGGTAATATTGGTCAAAGTTCCTAATCCGGAAAGCTGAACACTGACATCCTGACCCAAACAAATATTATTTGCATTTAAAGCAACCGCAGCAACATTTGACAATGGCTTAACAGTAAAAGCTTTTGATAAAGCCACAGGATTTGAACAACCACTGGTTAAATTAATAATATTAGTAAAATTCAAAACTGAATTCACTCCAACATTCGGAATCAGAGTAGCCGGAATTGAAAATTGTGCCACTCCATTTGTAACCGTAAAATCCGTTTGCTGACTTGCAGCGACATTATCCCCGGAAAGATTATATGAAATTCTGTAATTTCCATTTGTTAAATTAGTATTTCCTGAAATTTCAACCAGAGCATCCAGTCCTTTACATATTGGTTCAATGGTTACGGTAGCATTATTAATTCTTGGCAAAGGATTAATATTTAAAATATCCGAAATAGTTCCTAAAATATTAGTACAAGCACGACGACTGGCTGTGTTGACAATATTTGTTATTGTAAAAGTATAATTGCCTACGGCTAGAAGATACTCATTATCCTCATCTATATCAAAAACAAAATTGCCATTGACAAAATTACCATTAACAGTTATGAAATTTGTAGTAGTTCCATTCGAAATACTATAACTAACATCATAATTACCATTAGGAATAGCTTGCGGTCCCTTGGTCAAAATGCCATTGTAAGTTGCTGTAGGAATAAGGTTTTCACAAATATCTGAATTTACAACCAGAGTGCTTCCTGTAAAATCCAAAGGATCTTCAATAACAATCTGAACGGTTGATTGTGAATTAGTACAAATAGGATTTGAGGACAAAACGGTATAAGTAAAATTATAAGTTCCCGCTCCAAAAGTATTATAAATACTCTCAACATCTATTCTATTATCTGCTAGACTTGTTATCTGATTTGTTCCAGAAACATCTGTCCATCTCCCACCCGCATCCTCTGCTGATAAAAGATCATTCAAGTTTACATTTCTATACAACGTCAAATCATTATTGCTACACAATAGTAAATTGGAAGGAGTTCCGGATAATGGTTTTCTAAAAACGGTTACAAAAACCGTAGCTGACTGTTCAGGACAGCTGTCTAAAGCCGGGATGGTATAAGTATAGGAATAATTTCCTTCCCCT
Protein-coding sequences here:
- a CDS encoding PorP/SprF family type IX secretion system membrane protein; this translates as MKKIILSISFLLLVIKVAAQQDPEYTHYMYNMNVVNPAYATGTQAMLDLGVLYRSQWAGAIGAPKTFNFFGHIPLNKKVEMGASIISDDIGDGALKEDNFYADFAYVLDVSTKAKLSLGLKAGFTSFKTNFNGFVLETGDSSTDEAFSENRSTVFPNIGVGAYYFTDNYYLGLSAPNLFSSKHIEERSGINAFGSEKIHLFFTGGYVFNLSDTFKLKPAFMTRMVQGSAVSLDLSANVLFNEKFELGAAYRFDDAVSALMSVKVSPSISVGYAYDYTTSNFGQFNSGTHEVFVLFNIDLLGKGFDKSPRFF
- a CDS encoding gliding motility-associated C-terminal domain-containing protein: MAINLLSFIKNNLLKFSVFLLFILSSNSYSQCAGEDSSVTICNIQDPANSNINLYNLLGGSPAAGGTWIDNSKPLEESIFSGILNAQALRSSGIYTYTYVQDPSSCADNEATVTLRIGPYAGVPSPNVSTCNDVESFNLFLAFDGTKLAPQQNGTWRNSVTNALLPGNTINPKALGEGNYSYTYTIPALDSCPEQSATVFVTVFRKPLSGTPSNLLLCSNNDLTLYRNVNLNDLLSAEDAGGRWTDVSGTNQITSLADNRIDVESIYNTFGAGTYNFTYTVLSSNPICTNSQSTVQIVIEDPLDFTGSTLVVNSDICENLIPTATYNGILTKGPQAIPNGNYDVSYSISNGTTTNFITVNGNFVNGNFVFDIDEDNEYLLAVGNYTFTITNIVNTASRRACTNILGTISDILNINPLPRINNATVTIEPICKGLDALVEISGNTNLTNGNYRISYNLSGDNVAASQQTDFTVTNGVAQFSIPATLIPNVGVNSVLNFTNIINLTSGCSNPVALSKAFTVKPLSNVAAVALNANNICLGQDVSVQLSGLGTLTNITVDYSLTDANTMANQNVILTVSAGNASFTIPASALVNTGNTTITLNSILDNSNGCSSVVLNKTKTFVVNSIPNNPAANSFSFCKNDVRTIANLTPSGAQYQWFDSVSSTTVLSASTVLVTGTYYVKEVNSTTTCESGRTAISVTINELDAVVLDTDGQNFCGLDNPTIQNLSDRVSANEELVWFDALENGNQLIANTALVEGKTYYAYNFSSTTNCYSDALEVTVSLSNCDVPDDFFIPDGFSPNGDQKNDVFRIKDIEFIYPDFTLEIYNRYGNLMFKGNRTKTEWDGRNSDYKIGVDGIAPNGVYFYVLHFNKGNKKPTQGRLYLNR